One genomic segment of Schistosoma haematobium chromosome 6, whole genome shotgun sequence includes these proteins:
- a CDS encoding hypothetical protein (EggNog:ENOG410V6X7~COG:O) gives MITCIKGGVSTVKFIIHQLLLSLFNSNMNYINNDNVDLDCLHLLDDVFIHKSQLDVLKSNKHDKQLLIGVLLIARQLCSEDNRLTGINYKQWWMETFCNPLLSTHNNNNTQNVLSSRCAVVYFCDLLIELLPWETDPKFLQIQVNTRPNWFNLVKRSMNNNNRIKIHPDKIRVKPTEVIVSFNEDELIIPIDLECTNMITDSNNHNHNTYIESCINRWNDYCEIAQGRLAELREHCCATKMVTTDKKISDCPDAYTTPGWSDVLNWLNEIATQRTVDYCTGDISKCRLPSEWNEVNLFRSL, from the exons TTATAATTCATCAACTTCTATTGTCATTATTCAATTCAAATATGAATTATATCAACaatgataatgttgatttagattgtttacatttattagatgatgtatttattcataaaagtCAATTGGAtgttttaaaatcaaataaacatgataaacaATTATTGATAGGAGTTTTATTAATTGCACGTCAATTATGCTCAGAAGATAATCGATTAACTGGGATAAATTataaacaatggtggatggaaACATTTTGTAATCCATTACTATCaacacataataataataatacacagaATGTACTTTCATCACGTTGtgctgtagtttatttttgtgattTACTCATTGAACTATTACCTTGGGAAACCGATCCAAAATTTCTACAAATTCAAGTCAACACTCGACCTAATTGGTTTAATCTTGTAAAAagatcaatgaataataataatcgaatcAAAATTCATCCTGATAAAATTCGTGTAAAACCGACTGAAGTAATTGTGTCATTCAATGAAGATGAGTTAATAATCCCGATTGATTTGGAATGTACAAATATGATAActgatagtaataatcataatcataataccTACATAGAATCTTGTATAAATCGATGGAATGATTATTGTGAAATTGCACAAGGACGGTTAGCTGAATTAAGG GAACACTGTTGTGCAACAAAAATGGTCACAACGGATAAAAAAATCTCTGATTGTCCAGATGCTTATACTACTCCAGGATGGAGTGATGTTCTAAATTGGCTAAATGAAATCGCGACACAACGTACTGTTGATTATTGTACTGGTGATATTTCTAAATGTCGATTACCGTCCGAATGGAATGAAGTAAATCTGTTTCG